One window of the Pelmatolapia mariae isolate MD_Pm_ZW linkage group LG15, Pm_UMD_F_2, whole genome shotgun sequence genome contains the following:
- the fam228a gene encoding protein FAM228A isoform X5 — protein MATETLFRRWFTWRRYLLTGSVRKECVTDVKHTMERKKSRRSSSQQRERTRSTCRSVTPDKRNEVSYVPEWATKRDWLSYTSLRQLQAKVKAEKQQVKEILQPLQETENGFIKELEFFLSQRDVTELRRRELLHKHWTEHVWFPIQQRVKAHVSSCPEAKRRHSLYNHYLHVCNSKGNVFLETYDPQEYDPLLLNIKMQQVNNQGSLGLRLNERPTEKRFHSSLGSEQKLHWTKAERRTKSHRPLSESVKSQANKRLHASSKYPACGSIKRPVVVETERSKCSRPNTIPLHISATATSDGRCHQTSCWFSRCGCLQEPSS, from the exons ATGGCAACGGAAACCCTCTTCAGACGGTGGTTCACCTGGAGGAGGTATCTCCTTACTGGCTCCGTTAGAAAA GAGTGCGTTACAGATGTGAAGCACACCATGGAGCGCAAGAAGAGCAGAAGGAGCAGCTCACAGCAGCGTGAAAGGACGAGGAGCACCTGCAGGTCTGTAACACCAGATAAAAGGAATGAGGTGTCTTATGTGCCAGAGTGGGCCACCAAACGGGACTGGCTGTCTTACACCTCCCTCAGACAACTGCAG GCAAAGGTGAAGGCTGAGAAGCAGCAAGTAAAGGAAATACTCCAGCCACTACAGGAGACAGAAAATGGGTTTATCAAG GAGTTGGAGTTTTTCCTGAGTCAGCGTGATGTTACAGAGCTCAGGAGGAGAGAGCTGCTCCACAAACACTGGACTGAACATGTCTGGTTTCCCATCCAGCAGAGAGTGAAGGCGCATGTGTCCAGCTGCCCAGAGGCCAAGAGGCGCCACAGCCTCTACAATCACTACCTCCATGTCTGTAACTCCAAG GGGAATGTCTTTCTAGAGACCTACGATCCACAGGAGTACGATCCTTTACTTCTCAACATCAAAATGCAACAGGTGAACAACCAG GGGTCATTGGGCCTTCGTTTAAATGAAAGACCAACAGAAAAGAGATTCCACTCATCTTTGGGATCAG AGCAAAAACTCCACTGGACAAAAGCTGAACGGCGAACTAAAAGTCATCGACCTCTGAGTGAGTCTGTGAAGTCTCAGGCCAACAAACGTCTACATGCCTCATCTAAATATCCAGCCTGTGGGTCCATTAAAAGGCCAGTGGTGGTCGAGACTGAGAGAAGCAAGTGTAGCAG GCCTAACACTATACCACTGCACATCAGTGCAACAGCCACATCAGATGGAAGGTGCCACCAGACCAGCTGCTGGTTCTCCAGATGTGGATGTCTGCAGGAACCATCAAGTTAA
- the fam228a gene encoding protein FAM228A isoform X1 translates to MSLTPGCLFCRDVEMSHMKKKGPSGLITVHSPFPVSLLKSEECVTDVKHTMERKKSRRSSSQQRERTRSTCRSVTPDKRNEVSYVPEWATKRDWLSYTSLRQLQAKVKAEKQQVKEILQPLQETENGFIKELEFFLSQRDVTELRRRELLHKHWTEHVWFPIQQRVKAHVSSCPEAKRRHSLYNHYLHVCNSKGNVFLETYDPQEYDPLLLNIKMQQVNNQGSLGLRLNERPTEKRFHSSLGSEQKLHWTKAERRTKSHRPLSESVKSQANKRLHASSKYPACGSIKRPVVVETERSKCSRPNTIPLHISATATSDGRCHQTSCWFSRCGCLQEPSS, encoded by the exons ATGTCGCTGACTCCAGGCTGCTTGTTTTGTCGTGATGTAGAGATGAGCCACATGAAGAAGAAGGGTCCCAGTGGTCTGATCACCGTGCACTCACCTTTTCCTGTTAGCCTGTTAAAATCAGAG GAGTGCGTTACAGATGTGAAGCACACCATGGAGCGCAAGAAGAGCAGAAGGAGCAGCTCACAGCAGCGTGAAAGGACGAGGAGCACCTGCAGGTCTGTAACACCAGATAAAAGGAATGAGGTGTCTTATGTGCCAGAGTGGGCCACCAAACGGGACTGGCTGTCTTACACCTCCCTCAGACAACTGCAG GCAAAGGTGAAGGCTGAGAAGCAGCAAGTAAAGGAAATACTCCAGCCACTACAGGAGACAGAAAATGGGTTTATCAAG GAGTTGGAGTTTTTCCTGAGTCAGCGTGATGTTACAGAGCTCAGGAGGAGAGAGCTGCTCCACAAACACTGGACTGAACATGTCTGGTTTCCCATCCAGCAGAGAGTGAAGGCGCATGTGTCCAGCTGCCCAGAGGCCAAGAGGCGCCACAGCCTCTACAATCACTACCTCCATGTCTGTAACTCCAAG GGGAATGTCTTTCTAGAGACCTACGATCCACAGGAGTACGATCCTTTACTTCTCAACATCAAAATGCAACAGGTGAACAACCAG GGGTCATTGGGCCTTCGTTTAAATGAAAGACCAACAGAAAAGAGATTCCACTCATCTTTGGGATCAG AGCAAAAACTCCACTGGACAAAAGCTGAACGGCGAACTAAAAGTCATCGACCTCTGAGTGAGTCTGTGAAGTCTCAGGCCAACAAACGTCTACATGCCTCATCTAAATATCCAGCCTGTGGGTCCATTAAAAGGCCAGTGGTGGTCGAGACTGAGAGAAGCAAGTGTAGCAG GCCTAACACTATACCACTGCACATCAGTGCAACAGCCACATCAGATGGAAGGTGCCACCAGACCAGCTGCTGGTTCTCCAGATGTGGATGTCTGCAGGAACCATCAAGTTAA
- the fam228a gene encoding protein FAM228A isoform X3 codes for MSLTPGCLFCRDVEMSHMKKKGPSGLITVHSPFPVSLLKSEECVTDVKHTMERKKSRRSSSQQRERTRSTCRSVTPDKRNEVSYVPEWATKRDWLSYTSLRQLQAKVKAEKQQVKEILQPLQETENGFIKELEFFLSQRDVTELRRRELLHKHWTEHVWFPIQQRVKAHVSSCPEAKRRHSLYNHYLHGNVFLETYDPQEYDPLLLNIKMQQVNNQGSLGLRLNERPTEKRFHSSLGSEQKLHWTKAERRTKSHRPLSESVKSQANKRLHASSKYPACGSIKRPVVVETERSKCSRPNTIPLHISATATSDGRCHQTSCWFSRCGCLQEPSS; via the exons ATGTCGCTGACTCCAGGCTGCTTGTTTTGTCGTGATGTAGAGATGAGCCACATGAAGAAGAAGGGTCCCAGTGGTCTGATCACCGTGCACTCACCTTTTCCTGTTAGCCTGTTAAAATCAGAG GAGTGCGTTACAGATGTGAAGCACACCATGGAGCGCAAGAAGAGCAGAAGGAGCAGCTCACAGCAGCGTGAAAGGACGAGGAGCACCTGCAGGTCTGTAACACCAGATAAAAGGAATGAGGTGTCTTATGTGCCAGAGTGGGCCACCAAACGGGACTGGCTGTCTTACACCTCCCTCAGACAACTGCAG GCAAAGGTGAAGGCTGAGAAGCAGCAAGTAAAGGAAATACTCCAGCCACTACAGGAGACAGAAAATGGGTTTATCAAG GAGTTGGAGTTTTTCCTGAGTCAGCGTGATGTTACAGAGCTCAGGAGGAGAGAGCTGCTCCACAAACACTGGACTGAACATGTCTGGTTTCCCATCCAGCAGAGAGTGAAGGCGCATGTGTCCAGCTGCCCAGAGGCCAAGAGGCGCCACAGCCTCTACAATCACTACCTCCAT GGGAATGTCTTTCTAGAGACCTACGATCCACAGGAGTACGATCCTTTACTTCTCAACATCAAAATGCAACAGGTGAACAACCAG GGGTCATTGGGCCTTCGTTTAAATGAAAGACCAACAGAAAAGAGATTCCACTCATCTTTGGGATCAG AGCAAAAACTCCACTGGACAAAAGCTGAACGGCGAACTAAAAGTCATCGACCTCTGAGTGAGTCTGTGAAGTCTCAGGCCAACAAACGTCTACATGCCTCATCTAAATATCCAGCCTGTGGGTCCATTAAAAGGCCAGTGGTGGTCGAGACTGAGAGAAGCAAGTGTAGCAG GCCTAACACTATACCACTGCACATCAGTGCAACAGCCACATCAGATGGAAGGTGCCACCAGACCAGCTGCTGGTTCTCCAGATGTGGATGTCTGCAGGAACCATCAAGTTAA
- the fam228a gene encoding protein FAM228A isoform X2: protein MSLTPGCLFCRDVEMSHMKKKGPSGLITVHSPFPVSLLKSEECVTDVKHTMERKKSRRSSSQQRERTRSTCRSVTPDKRNEVSYVPEWATKRDWLSYTSLRQLQAKVKAEKQQVKEILQPLQETENGFIKELEFFLSQRDVTELRRRELLHKHWTEHVWFPIQQRVKAHVSSCPEAKRRHSLYNHYLHVCNSKGNVFLETYDPQEYDPLLLNIKMQQGSLGLRLNERPTEKRFHSSLGSEQKLHWTKAERRTKSHRPLSESVKSQANKRLHASSKYPACGSIKRPVVVETERSKCSRPNTIPLHISATATSDGRCHQTSCWFSRCGCLQEPSS, encoded by the exons ATGTCGCTGACTCCAGGCTGCTTGTTTTGTCGTGATGTAGAGATGAGCCACATGAAGAAGAAGGGTCCCAGTGGTCTGATCACCGTGCACTCACCTTTTCCTGTTAGCCTGTTAAAATCAGAG GAGTGCGTTACAGATGTGAAGCACACCATGGAGCGCAAGAAGAGCAGAAGGAGCAGCTCACAGCAGCGTGAAAGGACGAGGAGCACCTGCAGGTCTGTAACACCAGATAAAAGGAATGAGGTGTCTTATGTGCCAGAGTGGGCCACCAAACGGGACTGGCTGTCTTACACCTCCCTCAGACAACTGCAG GCAAAGGTGAAGGCTGAGAAGCAGCAAGTAAAGGAAATACTCCAGCCACTACAGGAGACAGAAAATGGGTTTATCAAG GAGTTGGAGTTTTTCCTGAGTCAGCGTGATGTTACAGAGCTCAGGAGGAGAGAGCTGCTCCACAAACACTGGACTGAACATGTCTGGTTTCCCATCCAGCAGAGAGTGAAGGCGCATGTGTCCAGCTGCCCAGAGGCCAAGAGGCGCCACAGCCTCTACAATCACTACCTCCATGTCTGTAACTCCAAG GGGAATGTCTTTCTAGAGACCTACGATCCACAGGAGTACGATCCTTTACTTCTCAACATCAAAATGCAACAG GGGTCATTGGGCCTTCGTTTAAATGAAAGACCAACAGAAAAGAGATTCCACTCATCTTTGGGATCAG AGCAAAAACTCCACTGGACAAAAGCTGAACGGCGAACTAAAAGTCATCGACCTCTGAGTGAGTCTGTGAAGTCTCAGGCCAACAAACGTCTACATGCCTCATCTAAATATCCAGCCTGTGGGTCCATTAAAAGGCCAGTGGTGGTCGAGACTGAGAGAAGCAAGTGTAGCAG GCCTAACACTATACCACTGCACATCAGTGCAACAGCCACATCAGATGGAAGGTGCCACCAGACCAGCTGCTGGTTCTCCAGATGTGGATGTCTGCAGGAACCATCAAGTTAA
- the fam228a gene encoding protein FAM228A isoform X4 — translation MSHMKKKGPSGLITVHSPFPVSLLKSEECVTDVKHTMERKKSRRSSSQQRERTRSTCRSVTPDKRNEVSYVPEWATKRDWLSYTSLRQLQAKVKAEKQQVKEILQPLQETENGFIKELEFFLSQRDVTELRRRELLHKHWTEHVWFPIQQRVKAHVSSCPEAKRRHSLYNHYLHVCNSKGNVFLETYDPQEYDPLLLNIKMQQVNNQGSLGLRLNERPTEKRFHSSLGSEQKLHWTKAERRTKSHRPLSESVKSQANKRLHASSKYPACGSIKRPVVVETERSKCSRPNTIPLHISATATSDGRCHQTSCWFSRCGCLQEPSS, via the exons ATGAGCCACATGAAGAAGAAGGGTCCCAGTGGTCTGATCACCGTGCACTCACCTTTTCCTGTTAGCCTGTTAAAATCAGAG GAGTGCGTTACAGATGTGAAGCACACCATGGAGCGCAAGAAGAGCAGAAGGAGCAGCTCACAGCAGCGTGAAAGGACGAGGAGCACCTGCAGGTCTGTAACACCAGATAAAAGGAATGAGGTGTCTTATGTGCCAGAGTGGGCCACCAAACGGGACTGGCTGTCTTACACCTCCCTCAGACAACTGCAG GCAAAGGTGAAGGCTGAGAAGCAGCAAGTAAAGGAAATACTCCAGCCACTACAGGAGACAGAAAATGGGTTTATCAAG GAGTTGGAGTTTTTCCTGAGTCAGCGTGATGTTACAGAGCTCAGGAGGAGAGAGCTGCTCCACAAACACTGGACTGAACATGTCTGGTTTCCCATCCAGCAGAGAGTGAAGGCGCATGTGTCCAGCTGCCCAGAGGCCAAGAGGCGCCACAGCCTCTACAATCACTACCTCCATGTCTGTAACTCCAAG GGGAATGTCTTTCTAGAGACCTACGATCCACAGGAGTACGATCCTTTACTTCTCAACATCAAAATGCAACAGGTGAACAACCAG GGGTCATTGGGCCTTCGTTTAAATGAAAGACCAACAGAAAAGAGATTCCACTCATCTTTGGGATCAG AGCAAAAACTCCACTGGACAAAAGCTGAACGGCGAACTAAAAGTCATCGACCTCTGAGTGAGTCTGTGAAGTCTCAGGCCAACAAACGTCTACATGCCTCATCTAAATATCCAGCCTGTGGGTCCATTAAAAGGCCAGTGGTGGTCGAGACTGAGAGAAGCAAGTGTAGCAG GCCTAACACTATACCACTGCACATCAGTGCAACAGCCACATCAGATGGAAGGTGCCACCAGACCAGCTGCTGGTTCTCCAGATGTGGATGTCTGCAGGAACCATCAAGTTAA
- the fam228a gene encoding protein FAM228A isoform X6: protein MERKKSRRSSSQQRERTRSTCRSVTPDKRNEVSYVPEWATKRDWLSYTSLRQLQAKVKAEKQQVKEILQPLQETENGFIKELEFFLSQRDVTELRRRELLHKHWTEHVWFPIQQRVKAHVSSCPEAKRRHSLYNHYLHVCNSKGNVFLETYDPQEYDPLLLNIKMQQVNNQGSLGLRLNERPTEKRFHSSLGSEQKLHWTKAERRTKSHRPLSESVKSQANKRLHASSKYPACGSIKRPVVVETERSKCSRPNTIPLHISATATSDGRCHQTSCWFSRCGCLQEPSS, encoded by the exons ATGGAGCGCAAGAAGAGCAGAAGGAGCAGCTCACAGCAGCGTGAAAGGACGAGGAGCACCTGCAGGTCTGTAACACCAGATAAAAGGAATGAGGTGTCTTATGTGCCAGAGTGGGCCACCAAACGGGACTGGCTGTCTTACACCTCCCTCAGACAACTGCAG GCAAAGGTGAAGGCTGAGAAGCAGCAAGTAAAGGAAATACTCCAGCCACTACAGGAGACAGAAAATGGGTTTATCAAG GAGTTGGAGTTTTTCCTGAGTCAGCGTGATGTTACAGAGCTCAGGAGGAGAGAGCTGCTCCACAAACACTGGACTGAACATGTCTGGTTTCCCATCCAGCAGAGAGTGAAGGCGCATGTGTCCAGCTGCCCAGAGGCCAAGAGGCGCCACAGCCTCTACAATCACTACCTCCATGTCTGTAACTCCAAG GGGAATGTCTTTCTAGAGACCTACGATCCACAGGAGTACGATCCTTTACTTCTCAACATCAAAATGCAACAGGTGAACAACCAG GGGTCATTGGGCCTTCGTTTAAATGAAAGACCAACAGAAAAGAGATTCCACTCATCTTTGGGATCAG AGCAAAAACTCCACTGGACAAAAGCTGAACGGCGAACTAAAAGTCATCGACCTCTGAGTGAGTCTGTGAAGTCTCAGGCCAACAAACGTCTACATGCCTCATCTAAATATCCAGCCTGTGGGTCCATTAAAAGGCCAGTGGTGGTCGAGACTGAGAGAAGCAAGTGTAGCAG GCCTAACACTATACCACTGCACATCAGTGCAACAGCCACATCAGATGGAAGGTGCCACCAGACCAGCTGCTGGTTCTCCAGATGTGGATGTCTGCAGGAACCATCAAGTTAA